A stretch of the Haloarcula ordinaria genome encodes the following:
- a CDS encoding DUF7288 family protein has protein sequence MRGQAHTLEAVVAGLLMLASLVFALQMTAVTPLSASTSSQHIENQQQATGSGVLAAAAETGALKPAVLYWNNTTQRYHGTNSNLGYYTNGPPNNTFGDMLNRSFDQRGIAYNVYFTFQNSGGESITQRYVYSGVPSDNAVSASHTVTLVDDDHLYNANETRNGTTLHDPNITYPVPDTGQNIFNTVRVEVVAWRI, from the coding sequence ATGCGAGGGCAGGCACATACGCTGGAGGCAGTCGTCGCCGGCCTGTTGATGCTCGCGAGCCTCGTCTTCGCCCTCCAGATGACGGCCGTGACGCCGCTGTCGGCGAGTACGTCGAGTCAGCACATCGAGAACCAGCAGCAGGCGACCGGGAGCGGTGTGCTCGCGGCCGCGGCAGAGACGGGCGCGCTCAAGCCCGCGGTGCTCTACTGGAACAATACCACACAGCGCTACCACGGGACCAACTCCAACCTGGGCTACTACACGAACGGGCCGCCGAACAACACCTTCGGCGACATGCTCAATCGCTCGTTCGACCAGCGCGGCATCGCGTACAACGTCTACTTCACCTTCCAGAACAGCGGTGGTGAGAGCATCACGCAACGCTACGTCTACAGCGGCGTCCCGAGCGACAACGCCGTCTCCGCGAGCCACACAGTGACGCTCGTCGACGACGACCACCTGTACAACGCCAACGAGACGCGGAACGGCACGACACTGCATGACCCCAACATCACGTACCCGGTTCCGGACACCGGACAGAATATCTTCAACACCGTCCGCGTGGAGGTGGTCGCGTGGCGAATCTGA
- a CDS encoding DUF7266 family protein, with protein MRKQDDRAVSTALGYVLTLSIASLLVTGLIIAGSGFVEDRREQVVREELTVIGQQIGADLARADRLVVAADSSGSLTVRLNKTYPDRVTGSTYQMTLDQSNEQVVLASSNPEISVTVGVVTETSLQSSTADGGTIQIAYDGGALVIRDA; from the coding sequence ATGCGTAAGCAGGACGACCGTGCCGTCTCGACGGCGCTGGGATACGTGCTGACCCTCTCTATCGCGTCGCTGCTCGTTACGGGACTGATTATCGCCGGCAGCGGCTTCGTCGAGGACCGCCGCGAGCAGGTCGTCCGGGAGGAGCTGACCGTCATCGGGCAGCAGATCGGGGCCGACCTGGCCCGTGCCGACCGTCTAGTGGTGGCGGCGGACAGCAGCGGGAGTCTGACCGTCCGGCTGAACAAGACGTATCCCGACCGGGTGACGGGGAGTACGTACCAGATGACGCTGGACCAGTCGAACGAACAGGTCGTACTGGCTTCGTCGAACCCGGAGATATCCGTCACCGTCGGTGTGGTTACCGAAACGTCGCTCCAGTCGTCCACGGCCGACGGCGGGACCATCCAGATTGCCTACGACGGCGGGGCCCTGGTGATTCGCGATGCGTGA
- a CDS encoding DUF7563 family protein, with the protein MSPQCNNCGAHVSSEYHRVRSGNDGILHGCPSCTSPATRQREAAGVEADYKVRTDADGRTVIERGGEA; encoded by the coding sequence GTGAGCCCGCAGTGCAACAACTGCGGCGCCCACGTCTCGTCCGAGTATCACCGCGTTCGCTCGGGCAATGACGGCATCCTCCACGGGTGTCCGTCCTGCACGTCACCGGCCACGCGCCAGCGCGAAGCAGCCGGCGTCGAGGCCGACTACAAGGTGCGGACCGACGCTGATGGCCGGACCGTCATCGAGCGGGGTGGTGAAGCGTGA
- a CDS encoding type II secretion system F family protein: MSLKTKSQQELASGGALGDTFYPAYQRLFDEEGDFVKSVEKKLAQARMADNVEMFLARALAVGVIAGLALWLVGTLLGYLLVNILIPNPSEFTFIGIPVSDSTSALIDTLKLPIIVLFTGIVFGAIGFAVGFGSLVSIPYFRAGARKREINVLLSDSISFMYALSVGGLNQLEILHAMGQADDTYGEAAKEFQSIVLETEYFDTDYRTAVRNQALETPSDQLSQFLTDMLSIINSGGDMTSFLEDQKEKHMRTARQEQEKMLETLELFGEMYMTLSLFPLLLIIILVIMSMMGNAQTTLIYGTVYGLIPLTGIAFLVLVSTVTQDAVGDGYLRPNAREEDVVVDEGIGVFNLGLVEQYTGTHGVFDRIKNREGTYELTQILLKPHLFFRDHPLLVLGLTVPISIVAVAATVVLGWAPLSIDGMIANPVLGTFAWVYVPLYINLLPLAVFYEWNQRSRKAIVGNLSENLRKLASANDTGMTLLESIKVVSETSAGKLSEEFETMHAKVNYGTSLKNALREFNNKYHVPRLARTVKLIAEAQEASSQIQNVLSTAAQAAENQDDIERDRKSRTRMQTVIIIMTYLTLLGVMALLKTQFLDVMAGLSAQASGSSGAGGVGGGAGFGGNVDTNMLSMLFFHAVTLQAILSSFIAGYIREVKLIAGVKFVVILSTIALAVWIAVG; encoded by the coding sequence ATGAGCCTCAAGACGAAGAGCCAGCAGGAGCTCGCCAGCGGCGGCGCTCTGGGTGACACCTTCTACCCCGCCTACCAGCGGCTGTTCGACGAGGAGGGCGACTTCGTCAAGAGCGTCGAGAAGAAACTCGCCCAGGCACGGATGGCGGACAACGTCGAGATGTTCCTGGCGCGGGCGCTGGCCGTCGGCGTCATCGCTGGCCTCGCGCTCTGGCTCGTCGGGACGCTGCTTGGCTACCTGCTCGTCAACATCCTGATTCCGAACCCCTCGGAGTTCACCTTCATCGGGATTCCCGTCTCCGACTCGACGTCGGCGCTCATCGACACGCTGAAACTCCCGATAATCGTCCTCTTCACCGGCATCGTCTTCGGCGCCATCGGCTTCGCCGTCGGCTTCGGCTCGCTCGTTTCGATTCCGTACTTCCGGGCCGGGGCGCGAAAACGGGAGATAAACGTCCTGCTGTCGGACTCCATCTCGTTCATGTACGCCCTTTCTGTGGGCGGGCTGAACCAGCTGGAGATTCTCCACGCGATGGGGCAAGCAGACGACACGTACGGCGAGGCCGCAAAGGAGTTCCAGTCCATCGTCTTGGAGACCGAATACTTCGATACTGACTACCGGACGGCCGTGCGCAACCAGGCGCTCGAAACCCCCTCCGACCAGCTTTCCCAGTTCCTGACCGACATGCTCTCTATCATCAACTCCGGGGGAGACATGACCTCGTTCCTGGAAGACCAGAAGGAGAAACACATGCGAACCGCCCGGCAGGAACAGGAGAAGATGCTGGAGACACTGGAGCTGTTCGGCGAGATGTACATGACGCTCTCCCTGTTCCCGCTCTTGCTCATCATCATCCTCGTCATCATGTCGATGATGGGCAACGCCCAGACGACGCTCATCTACGGGACGGTGTACGGCCTGATCCCCTTGACCGGTATCGCCTTCCTGGTGCTCGTCTCGACGGTCACTCAGGACGCCGTCGGCGACGGCTATCTGCGGCCGAACGCCCGCGAGGAGGATGTCGTCGTCGACGAGGGTATCGGCGTCTTCAACCTCGGTCTCGTCGAGCAGTACACCGGCACCCACGGCGTCTTCGACCGCATCAAGAACCGCGAGGGGACCTACGAGCTCACACAGATACTGCTGAAGCCCCACCTGTTCTTCCGCGACCACCCCCTGCTGGTCCTGGGCCTCACCGTCCCCATCTCCATCGTCGCGGTTGCGGCCACGGTCGTCCTCGGCTGGGCGCCGCTGTCGATAGACGGGATGATCGCGAACCCGGTCCTGGGGACGTTTGCCTGGGTGTACGTGCCGCTGTACATCAACCTCCTGCCGCTGGCCGTCTTCTACGAGTGGAACCAGCGCTCGCGGAAGGCCATCGTCGGCAACCTCTCGGAGAACCTCCGGAAGCTGGCGTCGGCCAACGACACCGGGATGACGCTGCTCGAATCGATCAAGGTCGTCTCCGAGACGTCTGCCGGGAAGCTCTCCGAGGAGTTCGAGACGATGCACGCGAAGGTCAACTACGGGACCAGCCTGAAGAACGCGCTCCGGGAGTTCAACAACAAGTACCACGTCCCGCGACTGGCCCGGACGGTGAAACTCATCGCGGAGGCCCAGGAGGCGTCCAGCCAGATTCAGAACGTGCTGTCGACGGCCGCACAGGCCGCCGAGAACCAGGACGACATCGAGCGCGACCGGAAGTCCCGGACGCGCATGCAGACGGTCATCATCATCATGACCTACCTGACGCTGCTTGGCGTGATGGCGCTGCTGAAGACGCAGTTCCTCGACGTGATGGCCGGGCTCTCGGCGCAGGCCTCGGGTTCGAGCGGGGCCGGCGGCGTCGGCGGTGGCGCCGGGTTCGGTGGCAACGTCGACACGAACATGCTGTCGATGCTGTTCTTCCACGCGGTGACCCTGCAGGCCATCCTGTCGTCGTTCATCGCGGGCTACATCCGCGAGGTGAAGCTCATCGCGGGCGTGAAGTTCGTCGTCATCCTCTCGACAATCGCACTGGCCGTCTGGATCGCCGTCGGGTGA
- a CDS encoding DUF7287 family protein, translated as MARSHQRRPTSSGADRGQTTLDFAIGMSLFLAVLIFVFLFVPGLLAPFTSGGQGDTVSSNRVADHLTKGALGTPEEPFVLDSQCTILFFDNQSPAEKCGGDWTAGTSVEAAMGLDPARQNLNVTIRGTAPNSGDEDILCWDEDDNVLVGISHGTCGTSDGDPDVPFTRGDAPPDANDATVTALRVASLNGKDVTVYVEMW; from the coding sequence GTGGCACGCAGTCACCAGCGACGCCCGACGTCGTCGGGAGCGGACCGCGGACAGACGACGCTCGATTTCGCCATCGGGATGAGCCTCTTCCTCGCGGTGCTCATCTTCGTCTTCCTGTTCGTTCCGGGTCTCTTAGCGCCGTTTACGTCCGGCGGACAGGGAGATACAGTCTCGTCGAATCGGGTTGCAGACCATCTCACTAAAGGCGCGCTCGGAACGCCGGAAGAGCCGTTTGTTCTCGATTCGCAGTGTACGATTCTCTTCTTCGATAACCAGTCGCCGGCCGAGAAGTGCGGTGGCGACTGGACTGCCGGGACATCTGTCGAGGCAGCGATGGGCCTCGACCCGGCGCGGCAGAACCTGAACGTCACCATCCGGGGAACGGCACCGAACAGTGGCGACGAGGACATCCTCTGTTGGGACGAGGACGACAACGTTCTCGTCGGTATCTCGCACGGGACGTGTGGCACCAGCGACGGTGACCCCGACGTCCCGTTCACCAGAGGCGACGCCCCGCCGGACGCGAACGACGCGACCGTGACCGCGCTGCGCGTCGCGTCGCTGAACGGGAAGGACGTCACCGTCTACGTGGAGATGTGGTAA
- a CDS encoding HalOD1 output domain-containing protein — MGNEQSFHYEPAEGEELSTAVVTAVAEAHEEDAIEQKWLISEDIDTDALDRLFQNHQLKMTLQFEADTTTVTIIADEMGYPVITVESHR, encoded by the coding sequence ATGGGTAATGAACAGAGTTTCCACTATGAGCCAGCTGAGGGCGAAGAGCTAAGCACAGCTGTCGTAACAGCGGTAGCAGAGGCTCACGAAGAGGATGCGATTGAACAAAAATGGCTTATCAGTGAAGATATTGACACAGATGCGCTCGACCGGCTTTTCCAAAACCACCAGCTGAAGATGACACTTCAGTTTGAAGCCGATACGACCACTGTTACTATCATTGCCGACGAAATGGGCTATCCAGTCATCACAGTCGAATCACACCGCTAA
- a CDS encoding DUF7289 family protein, which translates to MRDRAVSEVLSFTLVFALVVTSVAIVSVSGLGSLQDARDAEQLENAERAFDVFADNLADLHRQGAPSRATEISLAQAQLATEDNVTMSVEIEDGSASTFTQSWEVRPLVYSGNQDRELVYEAGAVFRTNRDSGIVVREPPLAVNDDRVLFSIIGLNSPQVQSLGGSTVLVRTDHRAADVVYTNTTGGITRFEVTVRSPRSTLWSDYFESNGFTCSNVGPQEIECDHDSPGTLDRAYVVYHDIGVAIDQ; encoded by the coding sequence ATGCGTGACCGTGCCGTCAGCGAAGTGCTGAGCTTCACGCTGGTGTTCGCGCTGGTCGTGACCTCGGTCGCGATCGTGTCGGTGAGCGGGCTGGGCAGCCTCCAGGACGCGCGTGACGCAGAGCAACTTGAGAACGCGGAGCGTGCGTTCGACGTGTTCGCGGACAACCTCGCGGACCTCCATCGCCAGGGCGCGCCGAGCAGGGCGACCGAGATCAGTCTCGCGCAGGCACAGCTGGCCACGGAGGACAACGTCACGATGAGCGTCGAGATCGAGGACGGAAGCGCGTCGACCTTCACACAGTCGTGGGAGGTACGGCCGCTGGTCTACAGTGGGAACCAGGACCGGGAACTCGTCTACGAGGCCGGGGCCGTCTTCCGGACCAATCGCGACAGCGGAATCGTCGTACGCGAGCCACCACTGGCCGTCAACGACGACCGGGTCCTGTTCTCGATAATCGGTCTCAACTCGCCACAGGTCCAGAGTCTCGGTGGGTCGACGGTACTGGTCCGGACCGACCACCGGGCGGCGGACGTCGTCTACACCAACACGACCGGCGGCATTACCAGGTTCGAGGTGACGGTTCGGTCCCCCCGGTCGACGCTCTGGTCCGACTACTTCGAGTCGAACGGCTTCACCTGTTCGAACGTCGGGCCACAGGAGATCGAGTGCGATCACGACAGTCCGGGGACGCTCGACCGGGCCTACGTCGTCTATCACGACATCGGCGTCGCCATCGACCAGTAA
- a CDS encoding DUF7261 family protein, with product MANLRRADRGQIILIAAFALAVTFVALALIVNSAIFTENLASRGETGGSDDALEVRAMAEASVGEAIFAANVHNTSTTTTLENGVKAGIGETTDQLELQHVTGGALVEVRLVPGSPVYGSRIVQNESGGRTFEDNDLSGDGEWQVVTRLERDSDQHNATRAFKMNVSTLPDSGDAFVVTANGTRGEPTWEMRLYSASDGDVDAGEDVIVEVTTPSGSESCTHQAEHPYVHVDVTGGTVAGEPCDALRQGLTDVDGFFDGRFAHGVGDERYNITYENGGEVVGNYSLVTRSTGTNPTPNLNTTVGLSPYATDAIYSLSVQFTYETSEVQYDTRIRVAPGEPDA from the coding sequence GTGGCGAATCTGAGGCGCGCGGACCGCGGCCAGATAATCCTCATCGCCGCTTTCGCGCTGGCGGTGACGTTCGTCGCGCTGGCGCTCATCGTCAACTCCGCCATCTTCACCGAGAACCTCGCCAGTCGCGGTGAGACAGGCGGGAGCGACGACGCGCTGGAGGTCCGGGCGATGGCCGAGGCGAGCGTCGGCGAGGCCATCTTCGCTGCGAACGTCCACAACACGTCGACCACGACGACGCTCGAGAACGGGGTGAAAGCCGGTATCGGGGAGACAACCGACCAGCTGGAGCTCCAGCACGTCACCGGCGGCGCACTGGTGGAGGTGAGGCTGGTACCGGGGTCGCCGGTGTACGGGTCTCGCATCGTGCAAAACGAGAGCGGCGGACGGACCTTCGAGGACAATGACCTGTCCGGCGACGGAGAGTGGCAGGTCGTCACGCGCCTCGAGCGAGACTCGGACCAGCACAACGCGACGCGCGCCTTCAAGATGAACGTCTCGACCCTACCGGATTCGGGTGACGCGTTCGTCGTCACGGCCAACGGGACCAGGGGGGAACCGACCTGGGAGATGCGCCTCTACAGCGCCTCCGACGGGGACGTCGACGCCGGTGAGGACGTCATCGTGGAAGTCACTACACCGAGCGGGAGCGAGAGCTGTACCCACCAGGCCGAACACCCCTACGTCCACGTCGACGTGACCGGGGGGACCGTGGCCGGCGAACCGTGTGATGCGCTCCGACAGGGTTTGACCGACGTGGACGGCTTCTTCGACGGGCGGTTCGCCCACGGCGTCGGTGACGAGCGCTACAACATCACCTACGAGAACGGCGGTGAGGTGGTCGGAAACTACTCGCTCGTGACCCGATCGACGGGCACCAATCCGACGCCGAACCTCAACACCACCGTGGGGCTCTCGCCGTACGCCACTGACGCGATCTACAGTCTGAGCGTACAGTTCACATACGAGACGTCCGAGGTCCAGTACGACACCAGGATTCGGGTCGCCCCGGGTGAGCCAGATGCGTAA